In Stieleria varia, one genomic interval encodes:
- a CDS encoding hydrogenase maturation nickel metallochaperone HypA — translation MHETSLVRSLLRQVNDVLAQNGGIAAKEIVIEIGPLSGVEPDLVVSAFEQLVPGTRLADAVLNIQFTDLLVKCRQCDSVSEVQGFVFRCNACGCRHVQVISGDQVLLKTVTIVDSNVDECMDHRSDRDNDRKVASDCGLAAGAQHG, via the coding sequence ATGCACGAAACATCCTTGGTGCGTAGCTTGCTGCGGCAAGTCAACGATGTGCTTGCTCAGAACGGTGGCATCGCCGCGAAAGAGATCGTCATTGAGATCGGACCACTGTCCGGGGTCGAGCCTGATTTGGTCGTCAGTGCGTTTGAGCAATTGGTCCCGGGCACACGCTTGGCCGACGCAGTCTTGAACATTCAATTCACTGACTTGTTGGTCAAGTGCCGGCAATGTGATTCAGTGTCTGAGGTCCAAGGATTTGTGTTCCGCTGCAACGCGTGCGGTTGTCGTCATGTGCAGGTGATTTCGGGTGATCAAGTGCTGTTGAAAACGGTGACCATCGTGGACTCAAATGTGGATGAATGCATGGATCATCGATCGGATCGGGACAACGACCGAAAGGTCGCGAGTGACTGTGGTTTGGCCGCGGGAGCACAGCATGGCTGA
- the hypB gene encoding hydrogenase nickel incorporation protein HypB, whose protein sequence is MAETIVRVNRDVQADKRAAAQTLREEMTRRGTFVVNLVSSPGAGKTSLLEATCRHWGSRFKMAVLVGDLATDRDAQRLAPLVPVEQLTTGGACHLELSLVKRGLAMLPQINFDFLFIENIGNLVCPASHDLGEHLRVVVLSTTEGDDKPGKYPKMFRTSQLMVLTKTDLLPYVPFCVDNATEDARRIQGDVDVLQVCSIHDDGIDAWCEYLQRSRREMLERLS, encoded by the coding sequence ATGGCTGAGACGATTGTGAGAGTGAACCGCGATGTGCAAGCCGACAAGAGAGCGGCGGCCCAGACGCTCCGCGAAGAAATGACACGGCGCGGCACATTCGTCGTCAACCTCGTTTCATCACCGGGCGCCGGGAAAACAAGCCTGTTGGAAGCCACCTGCCGTCACTGGGGATCGCGATTCAAGATGGCCGTCTTGGTCGGCGATTTGGCAACCGACCGAGACGCGCAACGGTTGGCTCCGTTGGTGCCAGTTGAGCAATTGACCACGGGCGGTGCGTGTCATTTGGAATTGAGTTTGGTGAAACGAGGGCTTGCGATGCTACCTCAGATCAATTTCGATTTCTTATTCATCGAGAACATCGGTAACCTCGTCTGCCCGGCGTCGCATGACTTGGGCGAGCATCTACGTGTCGTTGTGCTCAGCACAACGGAAGGCGATGACAAGCCGGGAAAGTATCCCAAGATGTTCCGCACCAGCCAGTTGATGGTGCTGACGAAAACGGACCTACTGCCTTACGTCCCGTTTTGTGTGGACAATGCGACCGAGGACGCACGGCGGATCCAGGGAGACGTGGATGTTCTGCAGGTTTGCTCGATCCATGATGACGGGATCGATGCGTGGTGTGAATACTTGCAACGCAGTCGACGTGAGATGTTGGAGCGTTTGTCGTGA
- the hypF gene encoding carbamoyltransferase HypF: protein MSVVRTECEQQPCRNFVLTGLVQGRGVRPAVSRLAVRFGLRGFVRNSAEGVDVTVTGDVDGLTAFAEKLGQTYRIANAWTSDAGEQFDGFVIRESRVEGSFATVVPTDVAICSKCIADLSDGNSRRFGYPFTTCTQCGPRYSILAAMPFDRQRTSMHEFAMCNACHSEYTDAADRRFHSQTNCCANCGPRCWVTDQYDNVLESGPGFLSFIADAIVSGQIVAVKGLGGYQLMCDATQRDVVAELRTRKHRARKPLAVLVRDLRMAVEIAEIDSGSQTQLSDPANPIVIMPAKNNGLLAEEISPGLNTVGVMLPATGLHWMIADRVARPLVLTSANLSGGAIVYRNDDAMSALREVADLWLHHDREILRPIDDSVVQFVAGQCMTVRAARGISPMSWSRSVPSSDTIVSLGGHQKCSIGIATTSHWLLGPHIGDLETEETRSRFMEETAAWQKLIGNRVGSYACDQHPDYFSSMLAEKSGQSVVRVQHHHAHVVSAAFQHGLLDQQVLGIAFDGSGAGSDQTIWGGEILIASPSECNRVGYLQPFRLPGGAAAIQQPWRTALSLISQVCDGNELDAWIHKFTDRLDLSTACFMIDNAPMTTSMGRLFDAVAAISLGIFQADYEGEPAMRLESACDESETGSYRFELHSGDSLLLDWRPLLVDLLEDLPSLSSGRIAMKFHRAVANAVVEVAGRFAGFPAVVCGGVFQNRLLLKLIHDRATALAVDIRFPGSIPTNDGGLALGQLIAASAMTPHSGEAHVAREDLSCA from the coding sequence GTGAGCGTCGTACGAACCGAATGCGAGCAGCAGCCATGCCGAAACTTTGTACTGACGGGACTCGTCCAAGGTCGTGGTGTGCGTCCAGCCGTTTCACGCTTGGCGGTTCGTTTTGGACTGCGCGGTTTTGTCCGCAACTCCGCCGAGGGAGTGGACGTGACGGTTACCGGAGATGTTGACGGTTTGACAGCGTTTGCTGAGAAACTTGGTCAGACCTACCGAATCGCGAATGCATGGACAAGCGATGCGGGAGAGCAGTTCGATGGATTTGTGATTCGAGAAAGTCGGGTGGAGGGAAGTTTCGCCACCGTCGTTCCCACTGACGTGGCGATTTGTTCGAAGTGTATCGCGGATCTCAGCGACGGCAATTCGCGTCGTTTCGGCTACCCCTTTACCACTTGTACCCAGTGCGGTCCACGATACTCCATCTTGGCTGCGATGCCATTCGACCGGCAGCGAACCAGTATGCATGAGTTTGCGATGTGCAACGCGTGTCACAGTGAGTACACCGACGCCGCCGATCGACGATTTCATTCGCAGACCAACTGTTGTGCCAACTGCGGCCCGAGATGCTGGGTGACCGATCAATACGACAATGTTCTAGAGAGCGGTCCGGGATTCTTGTCTTTCATCGCCGACGCGATCGTCAGTGGACAGATTGTCGCGGTCAAGGGACTGGGTGGCTATCAGTTGATGTGCGATGCGACGCAGCGGGATGTCGTGGCTGAGCTTCGAACGCGAAAACACAGAGCCAGAAAGCCGTTGGCAGTGTTGGTTCGTGACTTGAGAATGGCGGTTGAGATCGCAGAGATTGATTCCGGATCGCAGACGCAGTTGAGCGACCCTGCAAACCCGATCGTGATCATGCCGGCGAAGAACAACGGGTTGCTTGCAGAGGAGATCTCACCGGGATTGAACACGGTAGGGGTGATGTTACCGGCAACCGGATTGCACTGGATGATCGCAGATCGAGTTGCTCGACCTTTAGTGCTGACCAGCGCGAATCTGTCTGGCGGAGCGATCGTGTATCGAAACGATGATGCCATGAGTGCCTTGAGAGAAGTTGCCGATCTCTGGCTTCACCACGACCGCGAGATTCTTCGCCCGATCGATGATAGCGTCGTTCAATTCGTTGCCGGGCAATGCATGACCGTGCGGGCGGCGCGAGGAATCTCCCCGATGTCATGGTCGCGGTCTGTGCCATCGTCGGACACGATCGTTTCCTTGGGTGGACATCAAAAATGTTCTATCGGAATCGCGACAACCTCTCACTGGCTTCTCGGTCCGCATATCGGCGACCTGGAGACGGAAGAGACACGGTCACGGTTCATGGAAGAAACAGCCGCATGGCAAAAACTCATCGGAAATAGAGTCGGCTCGTACGCTTGCGATCAACATCCCGACTACTTCAGCTCCATGCTGGCGGAGAAATCCGGCCAATCCGTCGTTCGGGTTCAGCACCATCACGCCCATGTCGTGTCCGCTGCGTTCCAGCACGGGTTACTAGATCAACAAGTGCTGGGGATCGCGTTTGACGGCAGTGGTGCAGGGAGTGACCAGACCATTTGGGGAGGCGAGATACTGATCGCGAGTCCATCAGAGTGCAACCGTGTGGGATATCTGCAGCCGTTTCGATTGCCCGGAGGAGCAGCAGCCATCCAGCAACCGTGGCGGACCGCTCTTTCGTTGATTTCGCAAGTGTGTGACGGTAATGAATTAGATGCTTGGATTCACAAGTTCACCGACCGGCTCGATTTATCGACGGCATGCTTCATGATCGACAACGCCCCCATGACGACCAGCATGGGGCGGTTGTTTGATGCGGTTGCGGCGATTTCGTTGGGTATTTTTCAGGCGGATTATGAAGGCGAGCCGGCGATGCGACTGGAGTCGGCTTGTGACGAAAGTGAAACCGGCAGCTATCGGTTTGAGTTGCACAGCGGCGATTCGCTGCTGCTCGATTGGAGGCCTTTGCTAGTCGATTTGTTGGAGGATCTGCCAAGCTTGTCGTCTGGTCGGATTGCGATGAAGTTTCATCGTGCGGTCGCAAACGCAGTCGTCGAAGTTGCGGGACGCTTTGCAGGTTTTCCGGCGGTCGTTTGCGGCGGCGTCTTTCAAAATCGCTTGCTGTTGAAATTGATCCACGACCGAGCGACTGCACTGGCGGTTGACATTCGGTTTCCCGGCTCGATCCCAACGAATGACGGCGGCTTGGCGTTGGGACAGTTGATCGCTGCGTCAGCGATGACACCGCACTCGGGAGAAGCTCATGTGGCCAGAGAGGATTTGTCATGTGCCTAG
- a CDS encoding HypC/HybG/HupF family hydrogenase formation chaperone — MCLGVPGRVQEWLDQDPLFARARVEFAGVCRDVHMACVTDAKVGDYVVVHAGIAICIVDEQQAQTTLGELSRLDKMDRDDEAEKP, encoded by the coding sequence ATGTGCCTAGGTGTTCCAGGACGCGTTCAAGAATGGCTTGATCAGGACCCACTGTTTGCCCGGGCTCGGGTCGAGTTTGCGGGAGTTTGTCGAGATGTTCATATGGCTTGTGTGACCGATGCCAAGGTCGGTGACTATGTCGTCGTCCATGCCGGGATCGCAATCTGCATTGTCGATGAACAGCAAGCCCAAACGACGCTTGGGGAGTTGTCTCGATTGGACAAAATGGATCGTGATGACGAAGCGGAGAAACCATGA
- the hypD gene encoding hydrogenase formation protein HypD codes for MKHVDEYRSSQQAKTLVDEIRRICTRRWALMDVCGGQTHGLLRSGIQQQLCQTVELIHGPGCPVCVTPPELIDWAVAMSHQPKTIVASFGDMLRVPGNRDSLLDARSRGGSVRIVYSPIDAVELASRHPDHIIVFFAVGFETTVPATALAVLQAAQRKLMNFCVLPAHVRVLPAMRTLAASEDNRVQGFLAAGHVCVVTGFDCYESFSNEYKTPVVVTGFEPLDLLGGILACVTQLESGEHRVENRFGRSVCRQGNLAAADLIDQVYEVADSNWRGFGLIASGGYRLRRQWQEFDASYRFARCFSPPIVDRDVCRAADVMSGRIEPYECAEFGKTCVPESPLGAPMVSSEGVCAAYFRFAPLAQTGEHS; via the coding sequence ATGAAGCATGTTGATGAATATCGTTCGTCCCAACAGGCGAAGACGCTGGTCGATGAAATTCGCCGCATCTGCACGCGACGCTGGGCTTTGATGGACGTCTGTGGTGGTCAAACGCACGGTTTGCTCCGCAGTGGCATTCAGCAGCAATTGTGTCAGACGGTTGAGCTGATCCATGGCCCGGGATGTCCCGTTTGTGTGACACCGCCGGAACTGATTGATTGGGCCGTGGCAATGTCGCATCAGCCCAAGACGATTGTGGCAAGTTTTGGCGACATGTTGCGAGTGCCTGGCAATCGGGACTCGTTGTTGGATGCCCGAAGCCGAGGAGGGAGTGTGCGGATTGTGTACTCGCCGATCGACGCGGTGGAACTGGCGAGTCGGCATCCCGATCACATCATCGTATTCTTTGCCGTCGGTTTCGAGACAACGGTGCCGGCGACCGCTTTGGCTGTATTGCAGGCTGCCCAGCGAAAGCTGATGAACTTCTGTGTGCTGCCGGCGCATGTCCGCGTGTTGCCGGCGATGAGAACGCTTGCCGCCAGCGAAGACAATCGCGTCCAAGGATTCTTGGCCGCAGGTCACGTCTGCGTCGTCACCGGTTTTGACTGTTATGAATCGTTTTCCAATGAATACAAGACTCCCGTTGTCGTGACCGGGTTCGAGCCGCTCGATCTACTCGGCGGGATTTTAGCGTGTGTGACACAGTTGGAATCAGGCGAACACCGAGTCGAGAATCGTTTTGGACGCAGCGTTTGTCGGCAAGGAAACTTGGCAGCAGCGGATCTGATCGATCAAGTCTATGAAGTAGCTGACAGCAATTGGCGTGGTTTTGGCTTGATCGCTAGCGGCGGCTATCGTCTCCGTCGTCAGTGGCAGGAATTTGATGCGTCATATCGTTTCGCTCGTTGTTTCTCACCACCCATCGTTGACCGGGATGTCTGTCGGGCGGCGGATGTCATGTCGGGCAGGATTGAGCCATATGAATGTGCCGAGTTTGGCAAGACTTGTGTTCCCGAGTCTCCGCTCGGCGCTCCCATGGTTTCCAGTGAGGGCGTCTGCGCTGCCTACTTTCGATTCGCGCCGTTGGCTCAAACAGGAGAGCATTCATGA
- the hypE gene encoding hydrogenase expression/formation protein HypE: MKSNQGVNCPLPSTASDRITLLHGEGGRVMRRFLRERVLGRLGEYDVQIDADAADLGQFEGEVAITTDSFVVSPRFFPGGDIGSLCVHGVVNDLSVSCATPKYMTLAIIVEEGFAISEFDRIVDRIAGAAKACAIKIVAGDTKVVPKNSVDGMFLSATAVGVFREPRLVGPKRLKTGAKLIVSGPIGEHGFAVLCARESLGFTPAPKSDSSPLQLATMALHAALGSDLFAMRDATRGGVAAVCHEWAEACGNAMWIDESQLPLSDSARGVSEILGLDPLFVAGEGVFVAAVASHRADDALQALRRVEISRHACVIGEVQPCRVSPVLVRRGVGVDQPLDEPLAAMLPRIC; encoded by the coding sequence ATGAAATCAAACCAGGGAGTCAACTGTCCGCTTCCCTCGACGGCGAGTGATCGCATCACACTGTTGCATGGCGAAGGCGGCCGAGTGATGCGTCGATTTTTACGCGAACGCGTTTTGGGGCGTTTGGGGGAATATGATGTTCAGATCGATGCCGACGCTGCGGATCTGGGTCAGTTCGAGGGCGAAGTCGCGATCACGACGGATAGTTTTGTCGTGTCCCCGAGATTCTTTCCCGGCGGTGACATCGGCTCATTGTGCGTTCACGGTGTGGTCAACGATCTTTCTGTGTCTTGCGCGACACCGAAGTACATGACGTTGGCGATCATCGTCGAAGAAGGCTTTGCGATCAGCGAGTTTGACCGGATCGTTGATCGGATTGCCGGTGCCGCCAAAGCGTGTGCCATCAAGATCGTTGCGGGCGATACCAAGGTCGTTCCCAAGAATTCCGTCGACGGGATGTTTCTCAGTGCGACGGCGGTCGGTGTCTTTCGAGAACCGCGATTGGTCGGTCCCAAGAGATTAAAGACGGGTGCAAAGCTGATCGTATCGGGACCGATAGGTGAACACGGTTTTGCCGTGTTGTGTGCGAGAGAGTCACTTGGATTCACGCCTGCACCGAAATCCGATTCATCGCCGTTGCAGTTGGCGACTATGGCATTGCATGCGGCGCTGGGGAGCGATCTATTTGCGATGCGTGATGCGACTCGCGGCGGCGTCGCGGCAGTTTGTCACGAATGGGCCGAAGCGTGCGGAAATGCGATGTGGATCGACGAATCACAACTGCCGCTGTCCGATTCCGCACGCGGCGTCAGCGAGATCTTGGGACTCGATCCGCTATTCGTGGCCGGAGAAGGCGTTTTTGTCGCGGCAGTGGCAAGTCATAGGGCAGACGATGCGTTGCAAGCATTGAGGCGGGTGGAGATCAGCCGACATGCGTGCGTGATTGGCGAAGTCCAGCCGTGCCGCGTCTCACCTGTGCTGGTGCGGCGCGGTGTTGGTGTCGACCAACCCTTGGATGAACCGTTGGCCGCGATGCTGCCACGGATCTGTTGA
- a CDS encoding hemerythrin domain-containing protein yields the protein MSTNIDSSLCQIFADWRDDDLALQSQIDELRRWMAEVTQLGIPRFGEMAGKLKPLQDYIHNHFARELSLLERLVDKYPEVADQVDAVRRQTNHDHDVLGRRLQEFIDRLNQPDPPFDSWTAAIDELELIVDALEQHEDQESESLHILMPKECEVVETKPR from the coding sequence ATGAGCACGAATATCGACAGCAGTCTTTGTCAGATCTTTGCCGATTGGCGAGACGACGACCTTGCCTTGCAGTCTCAAATCGACGAATTGCGTAGGTGGATGGCGGAAGTCACCCAGCTTGGCATACCGCGTTTCGGTGAAATGGCGGGCAAGCTCAAGCCGCTGCAAGACTACATCCACAATCACTTCGCCCGCGAGCTTTCACTGCTGGAGCGACTGGTGGACAAGTATCCCGAAGTGGCTGATCAGGTTGATGCGGTGCGTCGGCAGACAAACCATGATCACGACGTGCTGGGCAGACGCCTGCAGGAGTTCATTGATCGATTGAATCAGCCTGATCCACCGTTTGATTCATGGACGGCTGCGATCGATGAGCTGGAATTGATTGTCGATGCCTTGGAACAACACGAAGATCAGGAGTCAGAGAGCTTGCACATTCTGATGCCCAAGGAATGCGAAGTGGTGGAGACCAAACCAAGATAG
- a CDS encoding CBS domain-containing protein: MIDEKKLGSSVSDLMSCDVVTIRSDATIGELLELMQREQVSSVPVVDDGLCVGMVTSTDLARLIRDTNEVLHSDYPHYEDCVWAVDLARRKFKEDPVVEIMQGGIVSVAPTDDISQAAKKMMTQRVHHLAVMDNGRLIGFLSSCDFVRALG; the protein is encoded by the coding sequence ATGATCGATGAGAAAAAGCTTGGTTCAAGCGTTTCCGATCTGATGTCATGCGACGTTGTGACGATCCGTTCGGACGCGACGATCGGCGAGCTGCTGGAGTTGATGCAGCGCGAACAGGTTTCGTCGGTGCCGGTGGTCGATGATGGGCTGTGTGTCGGCATGGTGACGTCCACCGATCTGGCGAGGCTGATTCGCGACACGAACGAAGTGCTGCACAGTGACTACCCGCACTATGAAGACTGTGTGTGGGCAGTTGATTTGGCACGCCGAAAATTCAAAGAAGATCCCGTGGTGGAAATCATGCAAGGAGGGATCGTGAGCGTCGCGCCGACCGACGACATCAGCCAAGCTGCGAAAAAGATGATGACGCAGCGTGTCCACCATCTCGCAGTGATGGACAACGGCAGACTGATCGGTTTTCTGTCATCCTGTGATTTCGTACGAGCACTGGGGTAG
- a CDS encoding sulfatase family protein → MRLLSLAVCLLTTLPCIAQHPVDKPNIIIIYTDDQGFGDASCLNPDSKFKTPNLDRLAAEGLTLTNGHCSDTVCTPSRYGLLTGRYSWRTTLKSGVMGAEGKCLIADDRMTIASMLAQNGYDTAIVGKWHLGMDFPGTEDSRDWTQPVQDMPLDKGFQYFFGIPASLNYGVLAWFEGRYAKVPPTLFTAKKPNDRHVDYRIMPPYQATPQETKQVLGKPGMEIAKDFVDNECLTTFTDKSIQWIDRHEQGVNQDKPFFLYLPLTSPHYPVCPLPEFWGQGQCGGYGEFMIETDHHIGRLLDHLDASGLAENTLVIVTSDNGPENSWQARVKEFAHHSNGPYRGGKRDIYEGGHRVPFFLRWPAGIASPGRRSDALVGQIDITATIADLLSIQLPPDAAPDSQSFAGLLRSPDLPHTRVPLIHHSAAGRLAITDGNWKLIMPHRKSKIELYDLASDPSESNNVAGKYPERVAVLTKRITDIVRNGRSTSGASQPNDTPYWSDLTWMSEAEYAPD, encoded by the coding sequence ATGCGACTTCTATCGCTCGCCGTTTGTCTGCTGACCACATTGCCTTGCATTGCTCAACATCCGGTCGACAAGCCGAACATCATCATCATCTACACCGATGACCAAGGGTTTGGGGACGCCAGTTGTTTGAATCCAGATTCAAAGTTCAAGACTCCGAATCTGGATCGTTTGGCTGCGGAAGGGCTGACGCTGACCAATGGACACTGCAGCGACACCGTGTGCACGCCGTCTCGGTACGGATTGCTGACTGGCCGGTACAGTTGGCGCACGACGCTCAAGAGTGGGGTCATGGGGGCCGAAGGCAAGTGCTTGATCGCCGATGATCGGATGACGATCGCGTCCATGTTGGCTCAGAACGGCTACGATACCGCGATAGTCGGCAAGTGGCATCTCGGGATGGATTTCCCCGGCACCGAAGATTCTCGCGACTGGACGCAACCCGTGCAGGACATGCCGCTGGACAAAGGATTTCAGTATTTCTTTGGCATTCCCGCCTCTCTCAACTACGGCGTATTGGCTTGGTTCGAAGGCCGCTACGCGAAAGTTCCGCCGACGCTGTTCACGGCCAAGAAACCAAACGATCGGCATGTCGACTACCGAATCATGCCTCCTTACCAAGCGACGCCGCAGGAAACCAAACAGGTCTTGGGCAAACCCGGGATGGAGATCGCCAAGGATTTTGTGGACAACGAATGCCTGACGACCTTTACCGATAAATCCATCCAGTGGATCGATCGGCACGAACAAGGAGTGAATCAGGACAAGCCGTTCTTTTTGTATCTGCCACTGACGTCACCTCATTATCCTGTCTGCCCATTGCCCGAGTTTTGGGGCCAAGGCCAGTGTGGTGGATACGGAGAATTCATGATCGAAACGGACCACCATATCGGCCGACTGTTGGATCATCTCGATGCCAGCGGACTCGCCGAAAACACGCTGGTGATCGTGACCAGTGACAACGGTCCCGAGAATTCTTGGCAAGCGCGCGTGAAGGAGTTCGCGCATCACAGCAACGGACCCTATCGCGGCGGCAAACGCGACATCTACGAAGGCGGCCATCGAGTGCCTTTCTTTTTGCGGTGGCCGGCCGGGATCGCGTCGCCGGGACGTCGCTCCGATGCGCTCGTTGGACAAATCGATATCACGGCAACCATCGCTGACCTGCTGTCGATCCAGTTACCGCCCGACGCCGCCCCCGACAGCCAGAGCTTTGCCGGCTTGCTTCGTTCACCCGATCTGCCTCACACACGAGTTCCGCTGATCCATCACTCCGCCGCAGGACGATTAGCGATCACGGACGGGAATTGGAAACTCATCATGCCACATCGCAAATCAAAAATCGAACTGTACGACTTGGCGAGCGATCCCAGCGAATCCAACAACGTCGCGGGCAAGTACCCTGAACGGGTTGCGGTGTTGACGAAGCGAATCACCGACATCGTTCGCAACGGCAGATCAACCTCCGGCGCTTCACAGCCGAACGACACTCCCTATTGGAGCGATCTGACTTGGATGAGTGAAGCAGAGTACGCCCCGGATTAG
- the ylqF gene encoding ribosome biogenesis GTPase YlqF — protein sequence MTIQWFPGHMHKARLEIEATLPKVHVVIEVLDARIPYSSENPLLEELRGTKPCLKVLAKSDLADESMTARWLAHFSQEEGVRAHAVTTDDVPTIRQLKQIATQMVPERRGRTIDIMICGIPNVGKSTIINFLANRKIAKTGNTPAVTKQQQRVSIGDSITLVDTPGMMWPNVHNVRSGYRLALLGSIKETAMDYADVGFFAARFMRDSYPDRLAQRYELDELPDAELEIIEAIGRKRGCLGKSRLIDIDRASRILVTELRSGQMGSLTLESPESSRRERSETKRAIAEKEAATAEKDAKRKKRFRDKQRAKRKSQEMQ from the coding sequence ATGACCATTCAGTGGTTCCCCGGCCACATGCACAAAGCCCGGCTTGAGATCGAGGCAACGCTTCCCAAGGTTCATGTGGTGATCGAGGTTCTCGATGCCAGGATCCCGTATTCAAGTGAGAATCCGTTGCTCGAGGAGCTTCGAGGCACCAAGCCTTGTTTGAAGGTGCTGGCCAAGAGCGATCTTGCCGATGAATCGATGACGGCGCGCTGGCTTGCCCATTTCAGCCAAGAGGAAGGTGTTCGAGCCCATGCGGTCACGACCGACGACGTGCCGACCATTCGTCAGTTAAAGCAAATCGCCACGCAGATGGTTCCCGAGCGACGCGGGCGAACGATCGACATCATGATTTGCGGCATTCCCAATGTCGGAAAATCGACGATCATCAATTTTCTGGCCAATCGCAAGATTGCCAAAACAGGAAACACGCCAGCCGTCACCAAGCAGCAGCAGCGTGTCAGCATCGGAGACAGCATCACTTTGGTGGACACGCCGGGAATGATGTGGCCGAACGTTCACAATGTCCGCAGCGGCTATCGCTTGGCTCTGCTGGGCTCGATCAAGGAGACCGCGATGGACTACGCCGACGTCGGCTTTTTTGCAGCGAGATTCATGCGAGACTCCTATCCGGATCGATTGGCTCAGCGATACGAGTTGGACGAATTGCCCGACGCAGAGTTGGAGATCATCGAGGCCATCGGACGCAAACGAGGCTGTTTGGGCAAGAGTCGCTTGATCGACATCGACCGCGCGTCGCGAATCCTGGTCACTGAACTCCGTTCCGGCCAAATGGGAAGTTTGACGTTGGAGTCTCCCGAGTCCAGTCGTCGTGAACGCAGCGAAACGAAGCGAGCGATCGCGGAGAAGGAAGCCGCGACGGCGGAGAAAGACGCGAAGCGGAAAAAAAGATTCCGCGACAAGCAGCGTGCGAAACGCAAGTCACAGGAGATGCAATAG